In one window of Arachis ipaensis cultivar K30076 chromosome B06, Araip1.1, whole genome shotgun sequence DNA:
- the LOC110263827 gene encoding uncharacterized protein LOC110263827, with protein sequence MEVARSNSGIHIYQRKYTMDLLRDFGYLDCKPLSTPFDYSQKLSKESGTILTDNTVYRQLIGRLLYLTNTRPDISYAVGHLSQFLDCATTSHLQAAFRVLRYLKGRPATGLFFSSTSNLHLTGFTDADWATCADTRRSVSGYCFMLENSLIS encoded by the coding sequence ATGGAAGTAGCACGCTCTAACTCTGGAATTCACATTTATCAGCGGAAGTACACCATGGACCTTCTCAGAGATTTTGGTTATCTAGATTGCAAGCCTCTCTCTACTCCATTTGATTATAGTCAGAAACTCTCAAAGGAATCAGGTACCATTTTAACAGATAACACTGTTTACAGACAGCTCATCGGCCGACTCCTTTACCTCACAAACACTAGACCCGATATCTCTTATGCTGTGGGACATTTGAGCCAATTTTTGGACTGTGCAACCACTTCTCACCTACAGGCTGCTTTTCGTGTACTCCGATATTTAAAAGGCCGACCTGCAACtggtctcttcttctcctctacttCTAATCTGCATCTCACTGGATTTACCGACGCTGACTGGGCTACCTGTGCTGATACTCGTCGCTCCGTTTCCGGTTATTGCTTCATGCTTGAGAACTCGCTCATTAGCTGA